One stretch of Arachis duranensis cultivar V14167 chromosome 1, aradu.V14167.gnm2.J7QH, whole genome shotgun sequence DNA includes these proteins:
- the LOC127748378 gene encoding uncharacterized protein LOC127748378, translating into MHVVTDNAANYVSAGKLIHEKYPNIFWSPCAAYYINLILKDIASLPHIADLASHASKVTVFVYNHIIFLSWLRKRKEWKEIVRPGVTRFATVFITLKSIYVHKEDLQSLVVDKYFTSHKLSKSVNGKIVSSIILDSKFWEDCFTTVMLVGPLIKLLRLVDADEKPSLGIVYEGMQRAKIAIKTMFRNRKSSYTPYTSILKMRWDRHLKRDLYAAAYFLNPHFFYSEGFVEKANILRSLLDLFDIETLCDDSVAAMQEIQLYRDRKGSFGRESALKAIKRLEPGEWWRLHGGSAPNLQKNGNSSSSSNIFIIRPMNRKKKNYDPIDIQSIDTVDFWVMPDEDDPEFTNGDIEGIENLIYTDNAMPSYPKDRGDVELDVDLPNVADSSNTASFGGTSDDGGFGLPVYDGDIGTLNDNYDFCYKL; encoded by the exons ATGCATGTGGTTACTGATAATGCTGCAAATTATGTATCTGCTGGAAAACTCATTCATGAAAAGTATCCAAACATTTTTTGGTCTCCCTGTGCTGCTTATTACATCAATCTTATCTTGAAAGACATAGCAAGTCTTCCTCACATAGCTGACCTTGCCTCTCATGCTTCAAAAGTGACTGTGTTTGTTTACaatcatattattttcttatcatggcttagaaaaagaaaagagtggAAAGAAATTGTTCGACCAGGAGTAACACGTTTTGCTACTGTTTTCATTACTTTGAAAAGTATATATGTTCATAAAGAAGACTTGCAATCGTTGGTGGTGGACAAATATTTCACTTCTCATAAATTATCCAAGAGTGTCAATGGGAAGATAGttagttcaattatcttggataGTAAGTTTTGGGAGGATTGTTTTACTACTGTTATGCTTGTTGGTCCTCTTATTAAGTTATTGAGGCTTGTTGATGCTGATGAGAAACCTTCTCTAGGTATCGTGTATGAGGGCATGCAAAGAGCCAAAATTGCTATCAAGACAATGTTTAGAAATAGGAAATCTTCATACACACCTTATACAAGTATCTTGAAAATGCGGTGGGATAGGCATTTGAAGCGTGACCTATATGCAGCAGCATACTTTTTGAATCCACATTTCTTCTATAGTGAGGGGTTTGTTGAGAAGGCAAATATCTTGAGGTCTTTGCttgatttatttgatattgaaaCTCTTTGCGATGACTCAGTTGCCGCAATGCAAGAGATACAGTTGTATCGAGATCGAAAAGGAAGTTTTGGAAGGGAAAGTGCATTGAAAGCAATTAAGAGACTTGAACCTG GTGAATGGTGGAGGCTACACGGTGGGAGTGCTCCTAACTTGCAAAAAAATGGCAAttcgtcttcttcatcaaacatcTTCATCATCCGACC AATGAATCGCAAGAAGAAGAATTATGATCCAATTGACATTCAAAGCATTGACACAGTAGATTTTTGGGTAATGCCGGATGAAGATGATCCTGAATTTACTAATGGAGACATCGAAGgcattgaaaatttaatttatacggATAATGCTATGCCTTCATATCCTAAAG atagaGGAGACGTGGAACTTGATGTGGATTTGCCTAATGTTGCTGATTCTTCAAATACAGCTTCTTTTGGTGGTACTTCTGATGATGGTGGCTTTGGATTACCTGTTTATGATGGAGATATTGGAACActtaatgataattatgatttttg ttataaactttga